One window of Paenibacillus sp. JQZ6Y-1 genomic DNA carries:
- the opp4C gene encoding oligopeptide ABC transporter permease: MPSVQVELTGAAARKPAARSSLWRQSIRKLVKNRLAVAGFVVVVLMFLVCFIGPLFSPYTDGKVNMRMMNHAPSAQHWLGTDKLGRDVLTRVMQAGRISLTVGIASMFLSVFIGTLLGAIAGYYRGIVDQIIMRIADLLLTIPSLPLLFIFGALLSEWKVPTDYRMYIVMLILSFVGWPSLARMIRGQLLSLREREFMQATTVLGLRDRRKLVHHLLPNLVPLLIVIATLNIGGAILSESVLSFFGLGVMPPTPTWGNMIDTANNMIDFQERPWLWVPPGFSIFITVIAINIFGDGLRDVLDPKQRK, from the coding sequence ATGCCCTCGGTGCAGGTAGAATTGACGGGAGCAGCAGCGCGTAAACCGGCTGCTCGCTCGTCATTATGGCGACAATCCATTCGCAAGCTGGTCAAAAACCGACTGGCAGTAGCGGGCTTTGTCGTGGTGGTATTGATGTTTTTGGTTTGTTTTATCGGTCCCTTATTTTCTCCGTATACAGATGGCAAAGTGAATATGCGGATGATGAATCATGCGCCAAGTGCGCAGCACTGGCTCGGTACAGATAAGCTGGGGCGGGATGTGCTGACTCGTGTGATGCAGGCGGGACGGATCTCGCTCACGGTCGGCATTGCCTCGATGTTTCTATCCGTCTTTATCGGGACGCTGCTCGGTGCGATTGCGGGATATTATCGTGGGATTGTCGATCAGATTATTATGCGGATTGCTGATCTGCTGCTGACAATTCCTAGTTTGCCGCTGTTGTTTATTTTTGGTGCGTTGTTGTCAGAGTGGAAGGTGCCGACGGATTATCGGATGTATATCGTTATGCTTATTTTGAGCTTTGTCGGGTGGCCGTCGCTGGCACGTATGATTCGCGGGCAGCTGTTATCGCTGCGGGAGCGTGAATTCATGCAGGCGACGACGGTACTGGGATTGCGCGATCGGCGCAAGCTGGTGCATCATCTGCTGCCCAATCTAGTGCCGCTGCTGATCGTGATTGCGACGCTGAATATCGGCGGCGCGATTCTGAGTGAATCGGTGCTAAGCTTCTTCGGGCTAGGCGTAATGCCGCCGACACCAACATGGGGCAATATGATCGATACGGCGAACAATATGATTGATTTTCAGGAGCGTCCGTGGCTGTGGGTGCCGCCCGGATTTTCTATTTTTATTACGGTGATTGCGATTAATATTTTTGGGGATGGGCTGCGGGATGTACTTGATCCGAAGCAGAGAAAGTAG